GCAAGGGTATCTATGAAGCCAGCATCACCGATGAGCAAGGAACGCAGATAAATAGAAGCATCGTTAACCATGTTCATATTCAGGATATCCATAGCCATTAAAGCCTCACGCTTAAAGACAGTTGTTAAGGTGGAGGAGGGCTTCGGATATCCTTTTTTCTCGAAATTCATGAAATAATCCTGCTTCTTAATAATCCTGCTTAGCTGTAGGCTACTGATCTTCAGTTGCTTGGCCTTTGAAAATTCAAGAAACACATTAGCAGCCACAAATGATATTTCGGGATGGTGATTGTGAAAGTCCACAGCCTTACTTAAATAATTCATATCAATCAGATAGTCATCATCATCGAGAAAAAGAACGTACTCCCCATCACCATGAGCAGCAAAAGCCTTACGGCGATTATTTCCCGGGCCGCTATTCTTTTCGTTCCGCATATATATTACCCGTGACTCGCTTCCGAAGCTTTGATGCATTAACTCTTCCGTGCCATCTGTAGAGCAATCATCAATAACTGTGATCTCTATATAAGGATAGTCTTGCTTTAAGATGCTTTGGATCGCTTGATATAGAAATGCCTTTCTATTGTAAGTAGTGATAATGACACTAACCTTGGGATAATCGGCAAAGGAAAGGAGTGCTGAGTGTGAAGTATCCGTATGGGAGGACTGATGTTTGATTGCAACGATCCCATGGATTAACCTGTCAATTTCTTCGTTCACAATACTGAATTGCTCTGACAGATAGAACCTTAATGCATCTTCTGAAGCTCTCCCTGTGAGATAAGCACGGATCACCTCAGATAAGATTTCTAGATAGGTTTTAACTTGCGGATTTTGTTCTTTAGCTATGATCAGGCGGCATCGTTGGAATATCTCTTGATCATCCAATTGAAGGGCAGATGAATGGTTGATTTCATCATTAAGGTCATTTAGAAAGACGTAACAGGCTTGCTGCAAAACCTCGCTATGATCCATTTGGGTCCTCCTAATGTGTTATTTGGATAAACTACTTACCTCAGGTCTAGCAATAACCTTATTTTTGAGCTTTGTTCGGTATATTTTGAGATGCCCCCACGTATACAGGAATACTTCCCGTTCCATCAAGGAGGCGATTACGAAATAAACAGGCAAGATCACAAGTCCTAGCAGTACACCCCACAACATAATTCCTGCATAGGAATGGATGGGGATATTGATAGCGCTAGAGATCAGAATAATGCCCACAAAAACCACTGCATTCGTTAGCCATCTTTTAAAGGTGACCCAAGGACTCCGATTCAGCAGATGTCTGCTAGCATAGACCACGATATCTATGGAACGGTACAAGAGAGCGGCTATCGTCCCCATCAATACACCGTAAATCCCCATAAAGATAACGAAGACAATAGAAGCGACTAGATTGATAGCGGATTCTAGAATGGAACGGTTCTGTGTGTTCTTGAAATGTCCGGCGATCGTAATCACATTATTGGAGGAAGCTCTGGCATTGGTTAATAATTTGATGACTACGAACAGGATCGGCAGCCACATATCGATATAATTCACGTCATTTACACCAGCAGTATACAGTTTCATAAAAGGTAGAATTAGAATGTAAGCTACCGTTAGAATCGAGAAAATGAGCCCCATAAAATACACTTCGTAAGCATCATAAAATTTAATAAAGGCTTCTTTACTCTCATGAAAGCTCTGGCCGAGAGCAGCCTTCACGCTTCCGTTTATGGTTTGGACGATGTTATCTACAATCGTAAAAATCATGTTGTACATGACATAAATGCTGACGATCTTTAAGTTCGTAAATATAGTCAGGATCAGCACGTCGGTATTTCTAAACACTAAGTAGGAGATCTCATGGACTAAAACAGAATTTTTTTGACCAATGGCTTCATAGTCTGGTTTAAGATTTAGGTTGATCCATTTGTAATGCTTATTGATATAAATATAGAAGACGACGATTTGAAGTATGGTCAATATGAAATAGGAAGCTTGCACAGCAATGATGTTAACGCCTTGAAGTAATAACAGAATCCGAATTACATTGTTCAGAATATTAGCTACGGTGACTATAGAAGTCTCTACATAGCTTTTTCCCTCTGCAGCGAGAAGCACTTTGAATTTCCCTTGGAAATAATAATTGATCGCTCCGCCCATTCCTGTGAGTAAAATAATGAGCATAATCGATAATCGATCGATGTCAGAAGTGATCACTAATGGATACACGGTGGCGATTAAAAGGACGGCGAAGAAATAATAAATGCCTGTTTTTTTATAATAGCTAGAGGTGGCGGCCAAAATAGAGTTGATGTGGTTCTTATCATCCGAAGCTACTGGCTTATATAGGGCTTGGATCGAAGCGGCGCCTACGCCGGCTTCCAGCAGTGCCAAATAACTAATAATTTGTACAATAGAAGCGATTAAACCATTGGCCTCTGAGCCATAGTTGACCATAATCAGCCGGGGGATAAAAAAACCGAGGATGATCGTAATGAGCTGACTCCCAAGTCCAAAAGATAAGTTAAGAATGCTCCGCTTGGCTCTCATAACGTATCCTCCTTTCGTAAAGCGATAAATACGTATCCAGATGCTCGAAATGCCTTTCGGCATGTTTGGCTTGCGGCGTGACATCCATATAGTGAGTAGTCATACTTTCAAAAACCTGCGCAGGCTGGAGCTGCTCCAGTGTAGTGAAATCGGTATATAGCCCTTTGAACTGGGCATCTTCCATTACATTGATCATTTTTTTGCTGTAAGCGACGGGAAACACTGGTTTACCTAATACCCAACCCAGGATCATCGCATGGAATCTTGAAGCTACGATGAAGCTGGAATGGGCTAGAACGGCCAAGACCTCTTCCATATTCGTTTTGTATAAATGCACTTGGATGGAATCCTCATAAGTGGGGCCCATAAGACTCCGGATTTCCTCAATCGCCAGCTGATCTCCTTCGTGTTCGCAAAATGACATAAAATGAACAGCGTAGCCTTTTTCAATGAAATAAATTGCGATTTCTTTCATTTTTTCATAATAGAGGTTGTCAAAACCGTTCAGACCTTTAGCAGAAGGCTTAATGACGGATAAGACGATATAATCCTCTGGTTCGGTTTGAAGATCTGACGGGTTAAGCTGAAAAATAATATCGGGTGCTAAACGGACATTGTTCAGATCCTCAAATAAATCATAAGAGTACTTTTCTCTGAAGCAAATATCTGTATAGTCCGTGAAGATCCGCCTATGTCCCTCATAGTATTCATCGTCTGTGTAAGGACCAAAATTCGATCCTAATAAATAGTAGGGCTTATTCTTATTCCGAATAGCTTCTGCGTTCTTGAAATGCTCTTCCCAATGCTCTGCCTGCATAAAAATCGATCCGCCGATATGAACAACGCCATCGGAGTGGTCTGCCATATATTTTTGCACCAGATTATGTATCTTTAATCTTCTGCAAATATAGGCAATACCTCTTAAGAAAATGGAATCGGAAGGAATCACTTTGAGATTCTTGATCTCTTTGAAGCATAGCTTGTATAGGCGTGGAGCACAGATTCTGAATTCGGTATCCGGATACCTTTCACACAACACCTTTATGAATAAATCATCGCCCAAATTAAATTCGGTATAGGCATAGATCAGCATCTTTTTCATATTCTAGATTCCCTTCGCTTGAACCTGGATAAGCTTCTCTCCACAGAAATGAATCTGTGATATAGAAGCGGGGAGATTAAGAATGCTCGGATATAAAGGGCTAATCTTCGATCATTGCCCCTATAACGTCTTATGAGTTCATACATTTCTTGATTTAGTTCAGGATAGGTATGATCGATGTCGCGAAGTAACTCCTGAATGCTTACCCCTTCTGTCTCATTTAGACAGGTCTTTATGTTGAAAAAGTAATTCTCGATCAGCTCACGATTTCTTATATAAGGGGATATCGTATCCAACTGCTCAAAGGGATGTGCCTGAAAGTAGGCATCGACCCGTTTGAATACATCGACGACATCAAATTTTTTCACATTATAGCTGTTGGAAATTGACGTGTTTCTTTGTAA
This genomic stretch from Paenibacillus sp. FSL H7-0737 harbors:
- a CDS encoding glycosyltransferase family A protein — translated: MDHSEVLQQACYVFLNDLNDEINHSSALQLDDQEIFQRCRLIIAKEQNPQVKTYLEILSEVIRAYLTGRASEDALRFYLSEQFSIVNEEIDRLIHGIVAIKHQSSHTDTSHSALLSFADYPKVSVIITTYNRKAFLYQAIQSILKQDYPYIEITVIDDCSTDGTEELMHQSFGSESRVIYMRNEKNSGPGNNRRKAFAAHGDGEYVLFLDDDDYLIDMNYLSKAVDFHNHHPEISFVAANVFLEFSKAKQLKISSLQLSRIIKKQDYFMNFEKKGYPKPSSTLTTVFKREALMAMDILNMNMVNDASIYLRSLLIGDAGFIDTLAGVYRLHGDNITFNLSQRFLIENLEEKLLIKNMAVQKYGYHEQEMTEWFNHNAYDTISYYLLNSAKDATDFKFMYHWALNHCPPIYNQLRNEFRTKLIKKQLLRISLLRTLLGR
- a CDS encoding sugar isomerase is translated as MRAKRSILNLSFGLGSQLITIILGFFIPRLIMVNYGSEANGLIASIVQIISYLALLEAGVGAASIQALYKPVASDDKNHINSILAATSSYYKKTGIYYFFAVLLIATVYPLVITSDIDRLSIMLIILLTGMGGAINYYFQGKFKVLLAAEGKSYVETSIVTVANILNNVIRILLLLQGVNIIAVQASYFILTILQIVVFYIYINKHYKWINLNLKPDYEAIGQKNSVLVHEISYLVFRNTDVLILTIFTNLKIVSIYVMYNMIFTIVDNIVQTINGSVKAALGQSFHESKEAFIKFYDAYEVYFMGLIFSILTVAYILILPFMKLYTAGVNDVNYIDMWLPILFVVIKLLTNARASSNNVITIAGHFKNTQNRSILESAINLVASIVFVIFMGIYGVLMGTIAALLYRSIDIVVYASRHLLNRSPWVTFKRWLTNAVVFVGIILISSAINIPIHSYAGIMLWGVLLGLVILPVYFVIASLMEREVFLYTWGHLKIYRTKLKNKVIARPEVSSLSK
- a CDS encoding polysaccharide pyruvyl transferase family protein produces the protein MKKMLIYAYTEFNLGDDLFIKVLCERYPDTEFRICAPRLYKLCFKEIKNLKVIPSDSIFLRGIAYICRRLKIHNLVQKYMADHSDGVVHIGGSIFMQAEHWEEHFKNAEAIRNKNKPYYLLGSNFGPYTDDEYYEGHRRIFTDYTDICFREKYSYDLFEDLNNVRLAPDIIFQLNPSDLQTEPEDYIVLSVIKPSAKGLNGFDNLYYEKMKEIAIYFIEKGYAVHFMSFCEHEGDQLAIEEIRSLMGPTYEDSIQVHLYKTNMEEVLAVLAHSSFIVASRFHAMILGWVLGKPVFPVAYSKKMINVMEDAQFKGLYTDFTTLEQLQPAQVFESMTTHYMDVTPQAKHAERHFEHLDTYLSLYERRIRYESQAEHS